The Acidobacteriota bacterium genomic interval GATCTGCAGGCGTTCGCGCACGCGGACGTGTGTTGACATTGCCCGTAACATCAGAATCCCGCCGCCTTTCCGTAGCTGCTGCGGCGCTCATCGTGTCCGCCCAGGCGTTCTCCCGTTTTGGGATCAATCATGATGCACTCGGCATCGCCCCAGTCCGGATCCCGGTCGGGCTTTTCACTGCTCGGATCGCCAACGTGCAAAATCTGTCCTTTCTGCTGCAGGAGTTTAAGGGTATCGGGCGAGAACCGGTTGCCCTCGATGGCTGTGCGGTCGGGAAGCCATTGGTTATGAAAGCGTGGCGAATTTACCGCTTCCTGGATGTCGAGCCCGTAATCGATCACCCCCATGAGCACATTCGCGACAGTGGTAATAATGGTTGGTCCTCCCGGCGAGCCGAGCACGAGAAACAGCTTGTCATCCTTAGTGACAATCGTCGGCGTCATCGCCGAAAGCGGACGCTTGTTGGCGCCGACCGCATTGGCTGGTCCCTGGATCAGTCCATACATGTTTGGAACACCGACCTTTGCGGCGAAGTCGTCCATTTCATTGTTGAGCAGAAAGCCCAGACTTCCGGCCATTACCTTCGCGCCAAACGTGCCATTCAGTGTGGTGGTGACGGATACAGCGTTTCCTTCCTGGTCCACGATTGAGTAATGGGTTGTCTCGGTCGATTCTGGAGCTGCTGCCTTCGCTACTTTGTCCAGTTCATTGAACGTTCCGGCAGGCCGGCGCAGATCCTTGCTGATGCTCGCCCGACCGGGGTTGATCGATTCGCGCCAGGAGTTCGCGTACTTCTTGTCGATCAGTTGCGCGACCGGGACCTTGGCAAAATCGGGATCGCCCATGAAGTCGGCACGATCCATGAAAGCGCGACGATAGGCTTCGATGGTGAGGTGCATCGCCTCGGCAGAGCCGCCGCCTAATGAAGGCAGATCGAATTTCTCGAGCATGTTCAGGATCTCGATGAGTGCAACTCCGCCGGAAGATGGAGGCGGAGCGCTGTAAACGTCGTATCCGCGATAAGTGCCGTGAACCGCCTCGCGTTCTTTAACTTGGTAATTGGCGAGGTCCTGAGCGGTGACGATTCCGCCGCCTTTTTGAATTGCGGCGGCGATCTGCTTTGCTAATTCGCCGTGATAGAAGTTCTCAGGATCGGCGGCGATTCGCTCCAGCGTGCGCGCCAGCTCGGGCTGCTTGAAGACCTCTCCGGCTTGATAGAAATTTCCATCGCGCTGGAAGATGCGTCGCGATTCCGGAAACTCCGTGAGTCGTTTGCTCTGAAAGCTGCGGACGTACTCCCACGGTATGGGGAATCCATTACGTGCCAGGCGGATGGCAGGCGCCATCACCTTTTGCAGGCCTAGCTTCCCCCACTTTTTCTCCGCGGTCGCCATTCCCGCAACGGAACCCGGCACCCCGATGGCTTTGTATCCCAAGGTGCTCAAATCCGGGATTAGATTGCCTTGCTTGTCCCAGTACATGTCGACCGTGGCTGCCGCGGGAGCTTTTTCCCGATAGTCGAGAAAATGCAACTTGCCATCGGCCATGCGGATCAGCATGAATCCGCCTCCGCCGATGTTGCCCGCCTGCGGATGAACGACAGCTAATGCAAACCCGGTTGCAACCGCGGCATCGATCGCATTCCCACCTTGACGCATCATCTCTACACCGGCGTCAGTCGCCAGCGAATGCACGCTGACCACCATCGCCTTTCGGGCATGCGTCGGATGCATTCCGGCTAGGGCGCTCGTGATAAGGGTTAGCCAGAGTGCGATAAGAACTACGAAGTTGCGCCGGAGACTGGAACTCAAAGAAGCCTTCATGAGATCAAAGCAAAGGAGCTCGGAATGCGGACTGAAAAAGCTGCAAATTCAGACGCTTGCAGTCATTCGCGAGTGAACTTTGAGGCTAGCCCACGCTCTGGGCGAGAGTCAAACGGCCTTGCTATGCGGCGGCTCGCGAGTAACTGCTTGTGTACCCCGTAGAGATCTCTAAATTCATTGTTCTTCTTTAGGCTAGCGTATACTCAGCGACAATTTTGTGGACCTGGAGCGCACAAAGCTCGGAAAACGCAAGACTTTGAGTCCCAAAAACCACGGATTGAGCGGCCGGGCAGAATCGGAGTCATGGGGATGCGAGTGAAATTCTGGGGTGTCCGCGGCTCAACGCCGACTCCTCAGGCGGAGAATCTGCGCTACGGCGGCAATACGTCGTGCGTGGAAATCCGTATCGCTGGCCAGATGTACATCTTCGATTGCGGTACCGGCTTCCGCAACCTCGGCAAACATCTGCTCCAGGAATTCGCGCAGAAGCCGATTTACGCGCACGTTTTTCTTTCACATTTTCACTGGGACCATATCCAGGGCATTCCCTTTTTTGGTCCGCTGTATAGCAGTCCGGATAACTACTTTTTCTTTCATTCGTCGAGCCGCACGCGTGGGCTGCAACGCGCCATTGAAGAGCAAATGTCGGACCCATACTTCCCCGTGGACATGTCGGAGATGGCGGCACATCGCAATTTTTACGACATAGAAGAAGATCGAATCGCATTTGATGACTGCACGGTGCAGTCGATGTGGCTCAATCATCCGCAGGGATGCCTCGGTTTTCGCGTCGAAACCAACGATAAGGTCGTCGTTTATGCCACGGATAACGAGCCCGGACATCCGGTATTCGACAAAAATGTGCGTCAATTAGCCGAAGGAGCCGACGTCTTAATCTACGACGCGCAGTATTTGCCCGAGGAATATGAGGCCAAAAAGCGCGGTTGGGGGCACAGTCACTGGCGAGAAGCGGTGAATGTAGTGATGGAAAGCGGCGCCAAAGAGCTGATTTTGTTCCACCACGACCCTGATCATGATGATCTTTTGGTCGATAAAGTGGTGCAGCAAGCGCGGGAACATTATCCCAGAGTGCGCGCAGCGTCGGAAGGAATGGAAATTGAGCTCTAAATTCCGCGCACTTTCTTTCCCATTCCGCGGTCCATAGCGTCATTAGCAAGCCTGTCAGCATGTTGATTCTTAGCGCGCAAGACGTGTTCAATGGCAAATTTGTCGAGCTGACGGACGAGATTACGCGCTTTTTCGTACATCGGTTTCAGGTCTGGACTGTTCACACGATACTGTCCAGTCATCTGGCGAACCATTAATTCGGAGTCGCTAATCACCTTTAGGCCACGATAGCCGTGCGCAATAGCGTACTCAAGTGCCGCTAAAAGCCCCGAATACTCTGCAAAATTGTTGGTTTTGATCCCCAAATATTCGCTTAACTGCGCGATTGGCTTTCCATCAGCTGCACGAATGTAGGCGCCATAACCTGCAGGACCGGGATTTCCGCGCGCTCCACCGTCTACATTGGCTGTAATCCAGTCCACTGCTTGCGCAGAAGAAGGCGTCATAACCACAGATTCGGTCGTTTCGGGGAACAATGAAGGGGTATCAGAGCCTGGTTTGGATGACATTCCACGAGTGTACGTCAGCGTCCATCGGCCAGTCGTTCGGCAAGTCTTGGTGGTAAGCCGGCATCTAAAATCGTCTTTTGTGCACCCTCGATGTCATAGGGAAGCCGATAGAAGGTGACCAGAGTCTCATCCGTGTCGTAAAGCACAAAGCCGGCGCGCGGATCGCCATCGCGCGGCTGTCCAATCGATCCGGGATTGATAAGGTAAGTGCCGTCCGGCCGTAGCTTTAACTCGACGCGCTGGGGCAATTTAGGATCGCGAAACGCAGGTCGAATCGCGTGAATTTCCTCCTGCCGGAAGAATCCACCCTGTAAGTGCGTGTGACCAAAGAATGTGCACTGCGCTGCGGGATGCAGAAGTGGCTCGCTGGCTTCATGGACGTTGATGAGGTATTGATCTTCATCAAGCGGCGAGCCGTGCACACACGAAACATTTAGCGCGCTGTTGGGAGTGATCGGCCCGTGAGGCAAGGCCTTCAGCCATTCAAGATTCTCTGAAGTGAGCTTCTTTTTCGTCCAAATTGCTGCCATCGCGGCAACCGGATTGAATCCGGCGAGATCGCTTACGCCGGAACAGGCTTTGTCGTGATTGCCGCGCACAAAGACACTGCCTAGCTCCCGACAACGAGCGATCGCCTCGTTGGGATTCGCGCCATATCCGACAAGATCTCCCAGATTCCAAACCACATCGTAGGCGGGAAAGGCTTTTATGCAGGCATCAAGCGCCTGAATATTTGCATGGATGTCACTGATAATGAGAACGCGCATCGATGGGCGGAAACGGCATTGTACAGCCTGACGACTGTCGCCCTTCGAGCCCTACATTTGCGTTGCGCCTGGTTGCCACCTGTAACGACGTCCGTTCCAGTAGAGGAAGGAGTTGAACACTCCGGTTTCCTCCAGATCGATGTCGTCGATGGTCTTTTTCTTCCGTTCCATGTGTCCGATAGAAATGCGATCGAAGCTGACGTTGATCACTACAAACCGCTCTTTCGGTTCCTTCACCCGCCAGGCTTCCTTCCCGACGCCATGGATAATCAGCAGGTAACGCGATCCTCCGGGGTATTGTGACGCGAATTGCGAAGTGATCTTCGGATCACCAATGCCGAAGTATTCGCTGGCAGGATCGATCACACGAAACCGGCTCGAATCAGTTTGTAGAGCGTCGTGCGAAGTTACAACCACCGCGATGTCTTCGACGCCGTCGCCGTTGAAGTCTCCCGTGAGGATCGGAAAAGCGTGCGCAAGCACAAATTGCGGTCCGAACTGTGCTGAGATGATCGCTTGCACCTCATTCTTAGTGGAAGCTTCGGGCGCACCCTGCGCGATAAGATTTGCGCAAAAGCTCAGCACAGCAATGCAAACCGCAGTTTTCTTCATGCGCTTACTTTATCTCTCCGCCATGCCTTTTCTAGTGCTCAGCCTGAGTCACCAAAGCCGCAGTCCTGTTGTGCCCGTCAGCCGCTGCGTCTCACTTTGAGATTTCCTGAATTTTGTGGAAAACCTTGTGGGAAAGGTCGCCATGTGCTCCTCACGTCTTCTGATTTCAGCAATTTACACTGTTTGCATATTGTTCGCAGCAGTCTTAAACCGCTCGGAATCAGTCACTTGCAAGACAAATACTGCATGAAGTAAACTCTCATTACCTTAGTTTACAAAATGTGAATCGCAGCGGTTTTGCACATTGATAACGATCATTTCTGCCGATTTGGGACGAGAGATAAGGGAGATACCTCACCTCGCCAGCCATGGAATGCTCTTCCAATGGCGCACCAAGATCAATGCAAGAAGTGCGACGGCCAGCAAAATCAGCCCTTGCGCTTGTCTGCGCTCGGCGTTCACCGCTATCTCAGCTCACCGCGATCGGGGTTGTAATAGAAGCGAAATCGAAGCGCGAGGTAAGGCCCATTGAACTCTCTCGGCAGCGGGGGAAACGGATTGGATGCAGTGATCCCGCCCCAGGCAGCGCGATCGAGTGCCACATCTCCAGATGGAGAAATGAGTTTCATGCCTTCCACTGATCCGTTCTTGTCGATCACAAATTGGATTGCCAGCTTGCCCTGTTTGAACAACGGGGAGCGCGCCTCTTCGGGAATGAGGTTGTACCAGTTTCTTCGAACTTCCTCGAGCACTCTGGATAGATAGGGACCGAAGTCTACTCCCAAAGTGTCGCTGAGAATATCGACAGCGCCTTGCGCATTCGTGTTCGGTGTGAGCGGGCCGATGCCGTAGTCGCCTCCTCCCCCACCTCTTTGAGCAGCCGCTCGCGTAGCCTGTTCAATCGCCGACCCTGCTGACCCTGCAGAGCCAAAGACATTGCGATTTGGAGCTCGCTCCTGCGGCGGCGATTCCAACTTGGCAACAGTGTTGGAATTGTCTGCGGGCTTCTGCGAAGCTTGCGCCTGTTGCTGCTGTGCCTGCTGCGGAGGAGCGGCAGCAGCGCTTTGTTGAGGGGGCGGAGCCTGCACGCCCTGCAATCCAGGTGCTCCTCGTCGGCGGGCATTTTGAAGTTCTTCCAGCGTGTGACGATCAATCGTGGGACGTCGCGCCTGCGCGATGCGATTCTTGTCGGAGAGAATATTCGTCTTTGGCGCTGGCGTTGGCTTTTGTGTGTCCTGTGGAAGAGCGAGAAACCGAATGTCCCGGTCCTGCAGGTTCTCTGGGACAAGGACAACCTTTTCTTTCGATGAAAAGAGATCAGGAAAGAATTTCGGCTGGATGATGATCGCCAACACGATCAGCAGGTGGAGGACGACGGAGATCCACACCGACTCGCGCCATCGCGATCGTTCTCGTTCGTCTTCGAGTTCCTCTATAAGGAGGTGCAGTTCGGCGGGATCATGAGGCAGGTCGCGACGCAAGGGGCGTTCGGACGGCGGCTTAGGTGGGGCCTCAGTGACTGGCATTCGTACTCGATTTCCCTGACCCGATTGTTCTGGCTGCAAGGGCGTAGGTTCTACGATTGTCGCATTACTCCTCCGGGCATGCACTCGGGCCGCCGCCCTAACACTCACGAAAGTGAATAATTAGACGTGTACCCGCCGCGCAAAGTTACGCATACTGCTGGGTTTAACAGGCTGGAAAGTACTGCACCGTAAAGAAATGTTAGTGCTGGGACAGAAGCTAACGTACTAGTTGCGGCCCGAAGTCCATCACAATACGCGCGTCAACTTCAATAGCTTGGCCGTCGAGGCGGTACGGCGCATACACCCATTGGCGCGCGGCCCGAAATGCTTCAATCGCCAAAGCGCCATTCCCGCTAATCAGCTTCATGCTCTTCAGCCGACCGTCTTTTCCGATAGTCGCAGCAATCACGACAGAGCCGCGAATGCCCGCAGTCTTCGCGAATTGCGGGAATACGGGATTGACGCGACGAAGCAATCGACCCTTGGTTACCTGACTGGCAGGTAGCGAGGCGTTGAGCAGCTTCACTTGCGGCACATTGTTTGGCAGGAAGTACGTAGTGTCCACTCGAAATGGCGCGCGATCGGATGCGAGTAAAGATGGTGGCGCCGGTGTTGGTTCGGGTCGAAGCAAGTGCGCTGCCAACCCCGTCGTGAAATTGGATTCGACAGAGTCATCGCGAAGAACGGCTTTACGTACCAAGCTCCGATTCGGAACAGATGCACTTGCGTATGAGTTAACCGATAGCTCTGTAGCAACGACGGACGGCGATTCCTTCGGTTCAGCAATCGGTGCAGATGCAGCTGGCGCCGACTGCAATGTGGGTTGGTTCAGTCGAGGGGCTGCGGGGCGCCGATGAACGAAATGCCAGTTCATGTGATCGCTGAAGCCGAAACCACCAGCCAGCAGCAGCGCTCCAAAAAGCAAACACCGAGATTTCCAGCCTGAATACCCACGCGATTGGTCGTCCGGACGATCTTTTCCGAATGCGTCTTCGACTCTCCCAGACACACTTTGTGTCGGGATAACGTCAATCGACTCTTGTCGTGGATCGCCGTCAGCAAGCTCAAAGCCTGCCGGCACAAATGGAGCAGAGAGATTTTCAATTTGTGGCGGCGCAGCAGTGCCTTCGGATGCAAAGTCCGCAGCTTTACTTGCTTGTGTCGAAGCGGAAGTGAGACCTGGAACGGACGAAGTTCCGGAATGACTCTTATCGTAGAGGTCGCCGACGAGTTCCGCGATCGAACTCAGTAGAAGAACGTCGCCACCTTCGAAATTTCCCGGCGTAGAGGAAAATACTTCGGCAACGCCTACGACAGTGTCCTGTGTCGATACCACCGGAACGATGAGCAGAGAGCGAAAATCAAGCTGCCTGCAGACCTCAGGCTTCATTCGCGAATCGTGTTCCGAATCCGCCAGCGAAACAATATTCCCGGTGCGGTAGCACTCGCCGCTGAGGCCCCAATCGATATTGAGCCTGACGCCTATCTCGGGAGCACTCCCTGTGCTTGCGCGGCAGATCACATCACTACCTTCACGCCAGGCAATGGCTGCTCCTGTAGCTCTTGTGTGAAATGCCATTCGCTCCACAACCAGCTTGAGCGCAGCCTCAGTGGTCAGCGTTTTCGAAGCCAATTCGGTGCGCAAATCAGAAATCTCAAAATGGGCTCGGGACACGAGAGCGGAGAATGGGGGTATGTGGACAGTGGGCTCGGCCTTCTGACCAGGAGCCGGAGAGGGCTCTCTCTTCAACCACCGCTTCAGCGCCGCCGTCGAGTCAGGCTTGATGCGGGTAAAGCGCACGCCGACGCGTCCGGAATTATCGC includes:
- a CDS encoding metallophosphoesterase produces the protein MRVLIISDIHANIQALDACIKAFPAYDVVWNLGDLVGYGANPNEAIARCRELGSVFVRGNHDKACSGVSDLAGFNPVAAMAAIWTKKKLTSENLEWLKALPHGPITPNSALNVSCVHGSPLDEDQYLINVHEASEPLLHPAAQCTFFGHTHLQGGFFRQEEIHAIRPAFRDPKLPQRVELKLRPDGTYLINPGSIGQPRDGDPRAGFVLYDTDETLVTFYRLPYDIEGAQKTILDAGLPPRLAERLADGR
- the ggt gene encoding gamma-glutamyltransferase; translation: MKASLSSSLRRNFVVLIALWLTLITSALAGMHPTHARKAMVVSVHSLATDAGVEMMRQGGNAIDAAVATGFALAVVHPQAGNIGGGGFMLIRMADGKLHFLDYREKAPAAATVDMYWDKQGNLIPDLSTLGYKAIGVPGSVAGMATAEKKWGKLGLQKVMAPAIRLARNGFPIPWEYVRSFQSKRLTEFPESRRIFQRDGNFYQAGEVFKQPELARTLERIAADPENFYHGELAKQIAAAIQKGGGIVTAQDLANYQVKEREAVHGTYRGYDVYSAPPPSSGGVALIEILNMLEKFDLPSLGGGSAEAMHLTIEAYRRAFMDRADFMGDPDFAKVPVAQLIDKKYANSWRESINPGRASISKDLRRPAGTFNELDKVAKAAAPESTETTHYSIVDQEGNAVSVTTTLNGTFGAKVMAGSLGFLLNNEMDDFAAKVGVPNMYGLIQGPANAVGANKRPLSAMTPTIVTKDDKLFLVLGSPGGPTIITTVANVLMGVIDYGLDIQEAVNSPRFHNQWLPDRTAIEGNRFSPDTLKLLQQKGQILHVGDPSSEKPDRDPDWGDAECIMIDPKTGERLGGHDERRSSYGKAAGF
- a CDS encoding energy transducer TonB encodes the protein MPVTEAPPKPPSERPLRRDLPHDPAELHLLIEELEDERERSRWRESVWISVVLHLLIVLAIIIQPKFFPDLFSSKEKVVLVPENLQDRDIRFLALPQDTQKPTPAPKTNILSDKNRIAQARRPTIDRHTLEELQNARRRGAPGLQGVQAPPPQQSAAAAPPQQAQQQQAQASQKPADNSNTVAKLESPPQERAPNRNVFGSAGSAGSAIEQATRAAAQRGGGGGDYGIGPLTPNTNAQGAVDILSDTLGVDFGPYLSRVLEEVRRNWYNLIPEEARSPLFKQGKLAIQFVIDKNGSVEGMKLISPSGDVALDRAAWGGITASNPFPPLPREFNGPYLALRFRFYYNPDRGELR
- a CDS encoding MBL fold metallo-hydrolase; the protein is MGMRVKFWGVRGSTPTPQAENLRYGGNTSCVEIRIAGQMYIFDCGTGFRNLGKHLLQEFAQKPIYAHVFLSHFHWDHIQGIPFFGPLYSSPDNYFFFHSSSRTRGLQRAIEEQMSDPYFPVDMSEMAAHRNFYDIEEDRIAFDDCTVQSMWLNHPQGCLGFRVETNDKVVVYATDNEPGHPVFDKNVRQLAEGADVLIYDAQYLPEEYEAKKRGWGHSHWREAVNVVMESGAKELILFHHDPDHDDLLVDKVVQQAREHYPRVRAASEGMEIEL